From a single Shewanella denitrificans OS217 genomic region:
- a CDS encoding integron integrase encodes MGQLTFLEAIRTEIRVRHYSYQTEKSYLYWNRYFIRHCNIRHGADITPALIEQFLCFLAVECEVSASTQKQALCAIVFACRHVLKIEPNELQFPYAKAPKRIPQVLSNEEAKLIISNLSGYHYLIGAILFGSGLRLKEALKLRVKDIDLTTKSIFVYRGKGQKDRVCMLPNGLIDVLKSQMKQVKKLHEADLSDGFGLASLPISLIRKYRSNASKFHWQYIFPASRRCMHPSDNYVCRHHIHPTAFSRALRQATTNCGIDKRVTAHTFRHSFATSLLLKGHDIRTIQELLGHSDVKTTEIYTHVIGGHHTGVISPLDSL; translated from the coding sequence ATGGGGCAATTAACATTTTTGGAGGCTATACGGACAGAGATCAGGGTACGCCATTACAGCTATCAAACAGAAAAATCCTACCTCTATTGGAACCGCTATTTCATTCGACATTGCAATATTCGTCATGGCGCTGATATAACCCCCGCTTTGATTGAACAATTTCTCTGTTTTTTAGCAGTGGAGTGCGAAGTGTCGGCGAGCACCCAGAAACAGGCCCTATGTGCCATTGTATTTGCTTGTCGCCATGTGTTAAAAATTGAGCCCAATGAGTTACAATTTCCCTATGCAAAAGCCCCTAAACGAATACCGCAGGTATTGTCTAACGAAGAAGCAAAACTGATCATCAGCAATTTGTCAGGCTACCACTATTTAATTGGTGCCATCCTATTTGGCTCAGGGCTAAGATTAAAGGAAGCCTTAAAACTTAGGGTAAAAGATATTGATCTAACCACTAAATCTATCTTTGTGTACCGAGGTAAAGGGCAAAAAGATCGAGTTTGTATGCTACCTAACGGATTGATTGATGTTCTAAAGTCACAAATGAAACAGGTAAAAAAGCTCCACGAGGCGGATTTGTCAGATGGCTTTGGACTTGCTTCATTGCCCATCTCTCTCATCAGAAAATACCGTAGTAACGCCTCTAAGTTTCATTGGCAATATATCTTTCCTGCTAGCCGCCGTTGTATGCACCCAAGTGACAACTATGTGTGCAGACACCATATTCATCCAACGGCTTTTTCACGTGCATTAAGGCAAGCTACCACTAACTGTGGTATAGATAAGCGCGTTACCGCCCATACTTTCCGCCATTCATTTGCAACATCTTTATTACTCAAAGGCCATGACATTCGTACCATCCAAGAGTTATTGGGACACAGTGATGTCAAAACAACCGAGATATATACCCATGTGATTGGTGGCCATCATACTGGGGTCATAAGTCCTCTTGACAGTCTTTAA
- a CDS encoding tetratricopeptide repeat protein encodes MYSNSIKSIAIVLLCLSSFFTHADVNSLFKEAMSKVNNGDCESGVLLLHELADRNLPGALINLGSIYESGKCGSEDLARANELFKIASEMSIPIGHYRYGLLHFGDDSYKPDYKLVFREWSKAFKLGLPIYSELAILHHEGLGTHKNALLAEMLLIKGVKQGDVQATEQLKGFYLDKSSPLYNPEKAKNFR; translated from the coding sequence ATGTATTCGAACTCAATTAAATCTATCGCTATTGTATTGCTGTGTCTGAGTAGCTTTTTTACTCACGCAGATGTTAACTCTTTATTCAAAGAGGCTATGAGCAAGGTTAACAATGGTGATTGTGAATCGGGGGTGCTCTTATTACATGAGCTAGCCGATAGAAATCTACCCGGAGCATTAATTAATTTGGGCTCTATATACGAATCAGGCAAGTGCGGAAGTGAAGACCTAGCGAGAGCAAATGAATTATTCAAAATAGCTTCTGAAATGAGTATCCCGATAGGTCATTACAGGTATGGTTTGTTGCACTTTGGAGATGATTCGTATAAACCTGATTACAAACTTGTTTTTAGAGAATGGTCAAAAGCTTTCAAGTTAGGTTTACCAATATATAGTGAGCTTGCAATACTTCATCATGAGGGGCTTGGTACTCATAAAAATGCCCTGTTAGCTGAAATGTTGCTAATAAAAGGTGTTAAACAAGGTGATGTACAAGCAACCGAGCAACTTAAGGGCTTTTATCTGGACAAATCCAGTCCACTCTACAATCCTGAAAAAGCAAAAAACTTTCGATAA
- a CDS encoding MBL fold metallo-hydrolase produces the protein MKSLSLSLSILLLSACSAQSQAKITANDTVPYQSVLAKTQWHHGAVDCDTDKSANLDVYQHDENTFILRQNKCLTFEAPFIYLLVGSETILVLDSGALDEAEHSVYKAIETLLTKQLGKAEFSARNMLLAHSHGHRDHYRGDDYFKGQTKVTVIEPNLKAVQDYFGFDNWPKGTKTLELGGRMLTVMATPGHQAQAISIYDSRTQWLMTGDTLYPGLVYVKDWHAYRSSIDRLASFAANNQIAAIMGAHIEMKRSGGSYYPIGSQYQPEEAALDLSVSHLNELNKQLKENTDERELNLGYVMIKPMGFFQKTLTNIVTWISE, from the coding sequence ATGAAATCACTGTCTTTAAGTTTAAGCATCTTGCTCTTGTCGGCCTGTTCTGCTCAGTCACAGGCCAAGATAACGGCTAATGACACTGTGCCCTATCAGTCAGTCCTTGCTAAAACCCAGTGGCACCATGGCGCAGTAGATTGCGATACGGATAAGTCGGCAAACCTTGATGTTTATCAGCATGATGAAAACACCTTTATCTTACGGCAGAATAAATGCTTAACCTTCGAAGCGCCCTTCATTTACTTGCTGGTGGGCAGTGAGACTATTCTGGTGTTGGACTCTGGAGCGCTGGATGAAGCGGAGCATTCTGTCTATAAAGCAATTGAAACCTTACTAACAAAACAGCTAGGTAAGGCCGAATTTTCCGCGAGGAATATGCTGCTTGCCCACAGTCACGGTCATAGGGATCATTATCGAGGGGATGATTATTTCAAGGGGCAAACTAAGGTCACTGTCATAGAGCCAAACCTTAAGGCGGTGCAAGACTATTTTGGTTTCGATAATTGGCCCAAAGGGACTAAGACCTTAGAACTCGGTGGCAGAATGCTGACTGTGATGGCAACCCCTGGGCATCAAGCGCAGGCCATTAGTATTTATGACTCACGAACTCAATGGTTAATGACTGGTGATACCCTTTATCCAGGTTTGGTCTATGTGAAAGACTGGCATGCTTATCGAAGTAGCATAGACAGATTGGCTAGCTTTGCTGCCAATAATCAAATTGCAGCCATTATGGGGGCTCACATAGAGATGAAGCGTAGTGGGGGCAGTTATTACCCCATAGGCAGCCAATATCAGCCAGAGGAAGCGGCGCTGGATCTGAGTGTGTCACACTTAAATGAACTAAATAAGCAGCTTAAAGAAAATACTGATGAACGGGAGCTAAATTTGGGCTATGTCATGATTAAACCCATGGGATTTTTTCAGAAAACCCTCACTAATATCGTCACTTGGATCAGCGAATAG
- a CDS encoding IS3-like element ISSde8 family transposase (programmed frameshift), translating to MTRKSAVHISPLQKLEYAKLMVEQGYTNKQIEDMSGAGKSAVSRWKVQYQAELAGETPENAKALTEDQRRIQLLEAQLKQAMRDNDNLKKGCSFLHSRQSKLKMMREVKKANPEFKVNELCRAFEISCSSFYYKPIPLSINKQSVMQLVEEVFTDSYSTYGKRRIQAELLDLDCRVGVYAISTVMKNLGLRAIRPKKKHYYPNQGEEQVYAPNLLRRQFNPTTYNTHWVGDITYIKSHQGWSYLACVLDLGTKEIVGYALSSQPNAALATAALNNAIQRKRPNTQALMFHSDQGCQYSAKVFRERLKHLGIEQSMSRRGNCWDNAVMERFFRSLKTERLNHLAFINHSAVVSVVEQYIQFYNYKRRHSAIDYKTPHQKYNELKKAA from the exons ATGACCAGAAAAAGCGCAGTCCATATCAGCCCTCTTCAAAAATTAGAATATGCCAAGCTGATGGTCGAACAGGGTTACACCAACAAGCAAATTGAAGATATGTCAGGTGCCGGTAAATCTGCGGTGTCTAGATGGAAAGTGCAGTATCAAGCTGAATTAGCCGGTGAAACCCCAGAAAATGCCAAAGCATTAACTGAAGACCAACGAAGAATACAGCTTCTAGAAGCCCAACTAAAACAAGCCATGAGGGATAATGATA ATCTTAAAAAAGGCTGCAGCTTTCTTCATTCGAGACAATCAAAACTTAAAATGATGCGCGAAGTAAAGAAAGCAAACCCCGAGTTTAAAGTGAATGAGTTATGTCGCGCCTTCGAAATAAGTTGCAGTAGTTTCTATTACAAACCAATACCGTTAAGTATTAATAAACAGTCAGTTATGCAGTTGGTTGAGGAAGTTTTCACTGATTCTTACTCTACTTATGGCAAACGAAGAATACAGGCTGAACTACTTGATTTAGATTGTAGAGTAGGTGTTTACGCTATTTCTACGGTCATGAAAAACTTGGGGCTAAGGGCGATTAGGCCAAAGAAAAAGCATTACTATCCTAACCAAGGTGAGGAGCAAGTTTACGCCCCTAATTTGCTTAGACGACAGTTTAATCCTACGACTTATAATACTCACTGGGTTGGTGATATTACCTATATAAAATCACATCAAGGCTGGAGTTATTTAGCCTGTGTGCTTGATTTAGGAACCAAAGAGATCGTTGGGTATGCTTTATCAAGTCAACCCAATGCAGCATTAGCGACAGCGGCCTTAAATAACGCGATACAACGTAAGAGGCCCAATACACAGGCATTGATGTTTCACTCCGACCAGGGCTGTCAGTACTCAGCCAAAGTGTTTAGAGAGCGGCTAAAACACTTAGGTATCGAGCAAAGCATGAGTCGTAGAGGCAATTGCTGGGATAATGCGGTGATGGAACGATTTTTTAGGAGTTTAAAGACTGAAAGATTAAACCATTTAGCATTTATAAATCACAGCGCAGTAGTGAGCGTGGTTGAGCAATATATTCAGTTCTACAATTACAAACGCAGACATTCGGCAATAGATTATAAGACGCCACATCAAAAATATAATGAGTTAAAAAAAGCGGCTTAA
- the cobO gene encoding cob(I)yrinic acid a,c-diamide adenosyltransferase: MSTTSVDTHADRHKKRQQKVKLAVDAKIAAAQDRKGILLVLTGNGKGKSTSGFGTVARAVGHGHKAGVVQFIKGNWECGERNLLEGAGVKFHVMGTGFTWDTQDKAKDTAAALEAWQAAEVMLKDERLNVVMLDELTYMISYHYLPLERVIEALNNRPSMQHVIITGRSCHRTLIELADTVSEIVAVKHAFDNGIAAQEGFDY; this comes from the coding sequence ATGAGCACAACATCTGTGGATACTCATGCCGATCGTCATAAGAAACGCCAGCAAAAAGTGAAGCTGGCAGTGGATGCCAAAATTGCCGCCGCCCAGGACAGAAAAGGCATCTTATTGGTGCTCACTGGCAACGGCAAGGGCAAGTCCACTTCAGGGTTTGGCACAGTCGCCCGCGCCGTCGGGCACGGTCATAAGGCCGGGGTGGTGCAATTTATCAAAGGTAACTGGGAGTGCGGCGAACGTAACCTGCTTGAAGGCGCCGGAGTGAAATTTCATGTGATGGGCACAGGCTTTACCTGGGACACTCAAGACAAGGCCAAAGACACGGCCGCCGCCTTAGAAGCGTGGCAAGCCGCTGAAGTCATGCTCAAAGATGAGCGCCTTAATGTGGTGATGCTCGATGAGTTGACCTATATGATAAGTTATCACTACTTACCACTTGAGCGGGTCATCGAGGCGTTAAATAACCGCCCATCTATGCAGCATGTGATCATTACCGGTCGCAGTTGTCACCGAACCTTGATAGAGCTTGCCGATACGGTAAGTGAAATCGTTGCAGTCAAACATGCCTTCGACAATGGTATCGCCGCTCAGGAAGGGTTTGATTACTAG
- a CDS encoding IS110-like element ISSde13 family transposase: protein MKSHHMQNINVGVDIGKSQLDIFIRPLDIFFTVANDEKGIRDAINKIKIHKPQCIVVEATGRLEMPFILACSEAKLPFVIANPMHVKRFAGAIGRRAKNDRLDAELIAHYAEAIKPKLTELKPEKIRLMSDLVTRRNQLLTMQTMEKNRHQILSKTLLSTIKPILTALKNQITKIELKIQKLIEECTEYQSKNIILQSMPGIGKIAAASIISNVPELGYITNKQAASLIGVAPMTKESGDYKGKRVIQGGRAQVRTVLYMAMMSAMQCNPVFKAIYQRLLGLGKPKKVAIIACVRKMVVILNSMLRDGVMWDENTGENKLLTP, encoded by the coding sequence ATGAAGAGCCATCACATGCAAAACATCAATGTCGGAGTTGATATTGGTAAATCACAACTTGATATCTTTATCCGCCCCCTTGATATCTTTTTCACTGTTGCTAATGACGAAAAAGGGATTAGAGATGCCATCAATAAGATAAAAATTCACAAGCCTCAGTGCATTGTAGTAGAAGCCACTGGTCGACTGGAAATGCCATTCATTCTAGCTTGTTCAGAAGCAAAGCTTCCCTTTGTTATCGCTAACCCTATGCACGTGAAACGATTTGCTGGCGCGATTGGTCGACGAGCCAAAAATGACCGATTAGACGCTGAACTTATCGCCCACTATGCCGAAGCCATCAAGCCTAAACTGACTGAGTTAAAACCTGAAAAAATAAGATTAATGAGTGATTTAGTTACTCGAAGGAATCAACTTCTCACCATGCAGACCATGGAAAAAAATCGCCATCAAATCTTATCTAAAACACTCCTTTCTACCATTAAACCCATTCTTACAGCGCTAAAGAACCAGATAACAAAAATCGAGTTGAAAATACAAAAGTTAATTGAAGAATGTACCGAGTATCAAAGCAAAAACATCATATTGCAGAGCATGCCAGGGATAGGAAAAATAGCAGCCGCATCAATTATCAGTAATGTGCCAGAGCTAGGCTATATCACCAATAAACAAGCAGCTTCCCTCATCGGGGTTGCCCCCATGACCAAAGAAAGTGGCGACTACAAAGGCAAGCGGGTCATCCAAGGCGGACGAGCACAAGTACGCACTGTACTCTATATGGCAATGATGTCGGCTATGCAGTGTAACCCAGTGTTTAAAGCCATATATCAGCGACTACTTGGACTAGGAAAGCCCAAGAAAGTGGCTATTATTGCATGCGTGCGAAAGATGGTCGTCATCCTCAATTCGATGCTAAGAGATGGCGTCATGTGGGATGAGAATACAGGTGAAAATAAGTTGTTGACGCCATAG
- a CDS encoding IS91-like element ISSde12 family transposase, producing the protein MKFIDILRDHLDEFNAHYQGYITTSMRQAIHAMLSCRTHSQKVSHWACQGCAHTADFPLSCGHRSCPQCQYNTTSDWLAKQQAKLLPVNYYMVTFTLPFELRVVAKHQPEVMYQAMFSVAASVLKEFAKNSKLLGGEIGFTGVLHTHNRRRDLHPHIHFIIPAGSFDKDRKQWHKSKGKYLFNNVNLASVWRAKLLEQLTKKFNIKLPSATPKKWVVDCQHVGKGLPALKYLSRYLYRGVLPDKSIIGTTDEQVCFEYQNSQTKTTEIRTLPTVKFLWLVLQHVLPKGLRRVRDYGLLSGNCSKLRQQIQLMLAVAGAVFPIISELKRTVAIRLCPCCHQPMSFIGIHARPASLQTPISNTA; encoded by the coding sequence ATGAAGTTCATCGATATTTTACGTGACCATCTTGATGAGTTTAATGCGCATTATCAAGGGTATATCACCACATCCATGCGCCAAGCCATTCATGCCATGCTCAGTTGCCGCACTCATTCCCAAAAAGTCAGCCACTGGGCTTGTCAGGGATGCGCTCATACTGCTGACTTTCCGCTGTCATGCGGCCATCGCAGTTGTCCGCAATGTCAGTACAACACCACGAGTGACTGGCTCGCTAAACAGCAGGCTAAGCTACTCCCCGTCAATTACTACATGGTGACTTTTACCTTACCATTTGAGCTTCGAGTCGTGGCAAAACATCAACCTGAGGTGATGTATCAAGCGATGTTCTCCGTTGCTGCCAGTGTGCTAAAAGAGTTTGCTAAAAACTCGAAGCTACTCGGCGGTGAAATTGGTTTTACGGGCGTGCTGCATACTCACAATCGGCGGCGCGACCTGCATCCGCATATTCATTTCATCATCCCTGCAGGTAGCTTCGATAAAGACAGAAAACAGTGGCACAAGAGTAAAGGCAAATACCTGTTCAACAACGTTAATCTGGCCTCGGTGTGGCGAGCAAAGTTACTAGAGCAACTGACAAAAAAGTTCAACATCAAGCTACCATCAGCCACACCTAAGAAGTGGGTTGTCGACTGCCAGCATGTTGGCAAAGGGCTGCCAGCGCTTAAATACCTATCACGCTATCTCTATCGCGGCGTACTGCCTGACAAAAGCATCATAGGTACGACCGATGAACAAGTCTGCTTCGAGTATCAAAATAGCCAAACCAAAACCACTGAAATACGCACTTTACCTACAGTGAAGTTTCTATGGTTGGTACTACAACATGTATTACCCAAAGGGCTACGGCGAGTCAGAGATTATGGACTGTTGAGCGGTAACTGCAGCAAGCTCAGGCAACAGATACAGCTCATGCTCGCTGTCGCTGGTGCGGTGTTTCCAATAATATCTGAGCTAAAGCGAACTGTGGCGATACGACTTTGTCCATGTTGCCATCAGCCTATGTCATTTATCGGAATACATGCACGACCGGCAAGCTTACAAACACCAATAAGCAACACTGCCTAA
- a CDS encoding DUF1330 domain-containing protein: MFEMLVGLAVTDNEIYDQYRSAMKPILTQFGGDFGYDLRVSEVLKSPSEAPINRLFTINFPTEAHMNEFFSDPRYLEVKHAYFTRSVLSTSIIASYLKAD; encoded by the coding sequence ATGTTTGAGATGTTAGTGGGATTAGCGGTTACGGATAATGAGATTTATGATCAATATCGCAGTGCAATGAAGCCGATTTTAACTCAATTCGGAGGTGACTTCGGTTACGATTTGAGAGTGTCTGAAGTGTTGAAGTCCCCCAGTGAGGCGCCAATAAATCGCCTGTTTACCATCAATTTTCCCACTGAAGCTCACATGAATGAATTCTTTAGCGATCCTCGCTATCTTGAAGTGAAACATGCCTATTTTACTCGTTCAGTATTAAGCACCAGCATTATCGCCAGTTATTTGAAAGCGGATTAA
- a CDS encoding GyrI-like domain-containing protein: MKDTSPKLEQRRDQSYVAIRAHASRAELSTKLPPLIGELAVWLAARGVNPAGAPFYRYLVIDQNEEFDIEVGFPVSNHLQGDGRVDAGVIPAGRYAVTTHIGEYDRLQDATANLKKWAADNNVRWDASEDESRWGARLETYLTDPSEEPDPQKWQTEIAIRTSA; the protein is encoded by the coding sequence ATGAAAGATACTTCACCAAAGCTAGAACAACGAAGAGATCAAAGTTACGTTGCGATTAGAGCGCATGCCAGTAGGGCTGAACTGTCTACCAAACTACCCCCACTCATTGGGGAGCTTGCGGTTTGGTTGGCAGCTCGTGGGGTCAATCCAGCGGGCGCTCCATTTTACAGATATCTTGTCATAGATCAGAACGAAGAATTTGATATTGAAGTGGGCTTTCCTGTATCAAACCATTTACAAGGTGATGGTAGGGTCGATGCAGGTGTAATTCCTGCTGGGCGCTATGCAGTCACTACACACATTGGGGAATACGATCGCCTGCAGGATGCAACCGCAAACCTAAAGAAATGGGCTGCTGATAATAACGTGCGGTGGGATGCCTCCGAAGATGAGAGCCGTTGGGGTGCTCGCCTTGAAACCTATTTGACTGATCCTTCGGAAGAACCCGATCCGCAAAAATGGCAGACTGAAATTGCAATCCGAACTTCAGCGTAG
- a CDS encoding adenosylcobinamide-GDP ribazoletransferase, with protein MSNEYNWLRQLNLFFVATGFFTRLPTPSWVIADDNELKKSSRYFGLVGLLIGLICALVYWFTQQWLPTSVAVLLAMVAGVLVTGGFHEDGLADTADGFLGGKTFEDKLRIMKDNHLGSYGAIVLALILLLRWQLLVELALFSPWAAITGFIVAHTLSRVLAASLIFSVKYVTDLELEEGKRLSHDQSLNDLFILLASGIFVLFWLNGLAAFVLFISLWALRFCLCKYFRSQIGGYTGDTLDAAQQVSEIMCYLIILAVGLSA; from the coding sequence ATGTCGAATGAATATAACTGGCTAAGACAGTTGAATTTATTTTTTGTTGCCACAGGTTTTTTTACTCGACTTCCCACGCCTTCTTGGGTCATCGCGGATGATAATGAGCTTAAAAAATCCAGCCGTTACTTTGGACTCGTCGGGCTCTTGATTGGTCTTATTTGTGCGCTTGTGTATTGGTTCACCCAACAATGGCTGCCTACCAGTGTCGCAGTGCTCTTAGCCATGGTGGCTGGGGTATTGGTCACTGGCGGTTTCCACGAAGATGGCTTAGCCGATACCGCTGATGGTTTCCTTGGTGGCAAGACGTTTGAAGATAAACTTCGAATAATGAAAGACAACCACCTTGGCAGCTATGGTGCCATAGTGTTGGCGTTGATTTTATTGCTCAGGTGGCAACTGCTGGTGGAATTGGCGTTATTTAGTCCTTGGGCGGCGATTACTGGTTTTATTGTGGCTCACACTTTGAGCCGAGTGTTGGCGGCAAGCCTGATTTTTAGCGTGAAATACGTCACCGATCTTGAACTTGAAGAAGGTAAGCGATTAAGCCATGACCAATCATTGAATGATCTATTTATTCTGCTGGCCAGTGGTATTTTTGTGCTGTTTTGGCTCAATGGCTTAGCGGCCTTCGTATTGTTTATTTCCTTGTGGGCGCTGCGTTTCTGTCTGTGCAAATATTTTAGAAGTCAGATTGGTGGTTACACTGGAGATACCTTAGATGCGGCCCAGCAAGTGAGTGAAATCATGTGTTACTTGATTATTCTTGCCGTTGGCTTAAGTGCCTAA
- a CDS encoding tyrosine-type recombinase/integrase: MNPSEQQRFDCLYQQHLTNLTLQGKRPATIDAYSRAVRRIAAYFDCCPDKLTTADLKRYFADLIASHSWSTVKLDRNGLQFFYRHVLNQAWQWLSIVKPPQVNHLPDILTPAEVSMVISLTHKLRYQVCFLTLYSMGLRLGEAVSLQIGDIDSQLMQVHIRDAKGGKDRLIPLPQRTLQALRYYWQTHRHPRYLFPGKDGKPNSLMDRGGIQKAMKKVISECHIHKSISPHNLRHSYATHLLEQGLDLRSVQQLLGHNSLNTTARYTRLTTITRKNTVESINQLTNNLVLMWECEQ, encoded by the coding sequence ATGAACCCATCCGAGCAACAACGCTTCGATTGTCTTTATCAACAACATCTTACCAACTTAACCCTGCAAGGCAAGCGCCCTGCTACCATCGATGCCTACAGTCGGGCTGTTAGGCGTATAGCGGCCTACTTCGACTGCTGCCCCGACAAGCTCACAACTGCTGATTTAAAACGTTACTTCGCCGATTTAATTGCCTCTCATTCATGGAGTACCGTGAAACTTGACCGTAATGGTCTGCAATTCTTCTATCGCCATGTGCTCAACCAAGCTTGGCAGTGGCTCAGCATCGTCAAGCCGCCGCAAGTCAACCATCTGCCCGATATCCTCACCCCCGCTGAAGTGTCTATGGTCATTAGCCTCACTCACAAGTTGCGTTATCAAGTGTGCTTTTTAACCCTTTACAGCATGGGATTACGTCTCGGTGAAGCGGTCTCGTTGCAGATTGGCGATATCGACTCACAGTTGATGCAGGTGCATATCCGTGATGCCAAAGGCGGTAAGGATAGACTGATTCCTTTACCGCAACGCACCTTGCAGGCACTGCGTTATTACTGGCAAACCCATCGCCATCCTCGTTATTTATTTCCGGGTAAGGATGGTAAGCCAAATTCACTGATGGACCGTGGTGGCATTCAGAAAGCGATGAAAAAAGTGATTAGTGAATGCCATATTCACAAATCCATCAGCCCACATAATTTACGTCACAGCTATGCCACTCATCTGCTCGAACAAGGGTTAGATTTACGCTCAGTGCAGCAGTTACTCGGCCACAACAGCCTCAACACCACCGCCCGTTACACCCGGCTCACCACCATCACTCGCAAGAACACTGTCGAATCGATTAACCAACTGACGAATAATCTGGTATTGATGTGGGAGTGTGAACAATGA
- a CDS encoding NAD(P)H-binding protein, translating into MKKTAIVVGATGLVGQSVVEHLVNAAHIEKVISITRSPVAYSSANVVNHVVNFERLAAYSAAFKGDILFSCLGTTLKQAGSLAAQRKVDIDYQFEAAKLALNNGVSHYLLVSSSGANEKSHSPYLKMKGELEVKIGALGFNRISIFQPSLLLGERRHFRLGEKIAAYILPVICSISFLRRYRPITGNEVAKKMVLVSQEAGKRLETFKLDEVFVK; encoded by the coding sequence ATGAAGAAAACGGCCATAGTTGTAGGCGCTACAGGCTTGGTTGGTCAATCTGTGGTTGAGCACTTAGTTAATGCTGCGCATATTGAAAAAGTCATTAGCATAACCCGTAGCCCTGTTGCTTATTCATCCGCTAACGTGGTGAATCATGTCGTTAACTTTGAACGTTTAGCCGCTTACAGCGCTGCTTTTAAGGGGGATATCTTGTTCTCGTGCCTTGGGACAACGCTTAAGCAAGCAGGCTCATTGGCCGCTCAGCGCAAGGTCGATATTGATTATCAATTTGAGGCAGCAAAACTTGCGCTTAACAACGGCGTATCCCATTATTTATTGGTTTCATCCAGTGGCGCCAATGAAAAAAGTCATAGTCCCTATTTAAAAATGAAAGGGGAGTTAGAAGTAAAAATAGGCGCGTTAGGCTTTAATCGCATCAGCATTTTCCAACCCTCACTATTGCTTGGTGAGCGCAGGCATTTTCGCTTAGGTGAAAAAATTGCGGCTTATATTCTCCCAGTGATTTGCAGCATCAGTTTTCTCAGGCGTTATCGCCCGATAACAGGCAATGAAGTGGCAAAAAAGATGGTGTTAGTTAGCCAAGAAGCTGGCAAACGACTGGAGACATTTAAATTAGATGAGGTTTTTGTCAAGTAA
- a CDS encoding alpha/beta hydrolase: MDEQRRRAIPIAIYPPQWADDKNCVNSPCPVAILSAGYGLLHTDYGFLATSLSELGYLVVAVGHELPTDPPLSVTGNLYQTRSENWQRGANTLRFVRSQLKQTMTGFDFDHLLLIGHSNGGDISAWLANEMLAENEAFISTVITLDSRRVPLPKTAAIKLLSIRGSDFPADKDVLPTPDEQQALGLCIISIPRSRHNDMYDAGPVWLKAEIERQLHAFLKTELPCQGAK; this comes from the coding sequence ATGGACGAACAGCGCCGGCGTGCTATCCCTATTGCGATTTACCCGCCGCAATGGGCTGATGACAAAAACTGCGTGAATTCACCTTGCCCAGTGGCCATCCTTAGTGCAGGTTACGGTTTACTGCACACAGATTATGGTTTTTTGGCGACTAGCCTTTCCGAGTTAGGTTATCTAGTCGTCGCCGTGGGTCACGAGTTACCGACAGACCCTCCCTTATCTGTGACTGGAAATTTATACCAAACGCGCAGTGAAAACTGGCAGCGAGGCGCTAACACATTGCGCTTTGTTCGCTCGCAACTTAAACAGACCATGACAGGGTTTGATTTTGATCACCTACTCTTGATTGGCCACTCCAATGGTGGCGATATCTCAGCCTGGCTTGCCAATGAGATGTTGGCTGAAAATGAGGCGTTTATCTCAACAGTCATCACCTTAGACAGCCGCCGCGTGCCGCTGCCTAAGACCGCTGCTATCAAGTTGTTATCCATTCGTGGCAGTGACTTCCCCGCCGACAAAGACGTATTGCCAACTCCTGATGAGCAACAAGCCTTAGGGCTTTGTATCATTAGTATTCCCAGGTCACGCCATAACGACATGTATGATGCTGGCCCAGTCTGGCTTAAGGCTGAAATCGAGCGACAATTGCATGCTTTTTTGAAGACTGAACTACCCTGTCAAGGTGCTAAGTAA